One part of the Mycolicibacterium aromaticivorans JS19b1 = JCM 16368 genome encodes these proteins:
- a CDS encoding bile acid:sodium symporter family protein — protein sequence MRALRRGSGVDPFLLLLIAVVLLATVLPARGAAADALSLITKIVIALLFLLYGARLSPQQAWHGVRQWKLHLLVLSTTFVVFPLLGLAARALVPSVLTDDLYTGLLFLCLVPSTVQSSIAFTSMARGHVSAAIVSASLSNIVGVFLTPLLVLVLMPLGGAPRVDGSAVADIVLQLLAPFAAGQLLRRWLAPVVTRHAALTKVVDRGSILLIVYAAFSVGMAEHIWSSVQPWRVVAVAAVSAVVLAAVLAFTWITGRLTRLDRADAIVLLFCGSKKSLASGLPMALVLFPAASVGLIMLPLMLFHQIQLFVCAVIATRLGRGATAVSSG from the coding sequence ATGAGGGCGCTGCGTCGCGGCTCCGGAGTCGACCCGTTCCTGCTGCTGCTCATCGCGGTCGTCCTGCTGGCCACTGTGCTGCCTGCCCGCGGTGCGGCGGCCGACGCACTGTCGCTGATCACCAAGATCGTCATCGCCCTGCTGTTCCTGCTGTACGGCGCCCGGCTGTCCCCACAGCAGGCCTGGCACGGGGTACGGCAGTGGAAGCTGCACCTGCTGGTGCTGTCCACCACGTTCGTGGTGTTCCCGCTGCTCGGGCTCGCGGCCCGAGCGCTGGTTCCGTCGGTGCTGACCGACGATCTGTACACCGGCCTGCTGTTCCTGTGCCTGGTGCCGTCGACCGTGCAGTCCTCGATCGCGTTCACCTCGATGGCACGCGGGCACGTGTCGGCGGCGATCGTCAGCGCGTCGCTGTCGAACATCGTCGGCGTCTTCCTCACACCGCTGCTCGTTCTGGTGCTGATGCCGCTCGGCGGGGCACCCCGGGTCGACGGGTCGGCGGTGGCAGACATCGTGCTGCAGCTGTTGGCGCCGTTCGCCGCAGGTCAGCTGCTGCGCCGGTGGTTGGCGCCGGTGGTGACCCGGCACGCGGCGTTGACCAAGGTCGTCGACCGCGGCTCGATCCTGCTGATCGTCTACGCCGCGTTCTCGGTGGGGATGGCCGAGCACATCTGGAGCAGCGTGCAGCCGTGGCGGGTGGTGGCCGTCGCCGCGGTTAGCGCGGTGGTGCTGGCGGCGGTGCTGGCCTTCACCTGGATCACCGGCAGACTGACCCGGCTAGATCGCGCGGATGCGATCGTGCTGTTGTTCTGCGGGTCGAAAAAGAGTCTGGCCTCCGGGCTGCCGATGGCACTCGTGCTGTTCCCCGCCGCCAGCGTGGGCTTGATCATGTTGCCGCTGATGCTGTTTCACCAGATCCAGCTGTTCGTCTGCGCGGTGATCGCCACCCGGCTTGGCCGCGGGGCGACGGCAGTCAGTTCCGGCTGA
- a CDS encoding YqgE/AlgH family protein has product MAQSEDPEDFVAPAANRVRPGTLLLANTDLMEPTFRRSVIYVVEHNDGGTLGVVLNRPSETAVYNVLPQWSKLAAKPKTMFIGGPVKRDAALCLGTLRVGTDPQGMPGMRHVAGRMVMIDLDADPDLIAPAVEGVRIFAGYSGWTIGQLEGEIERDDWIVLSALPSDVLVEQRVDLWSRVLRRQPLPLSLLATHPIDVSRN; this is encoded by the coding sequence GTGGCACAGTCCGAGGACCCCGAAGATTTCGTCGCGCCTGCGGCGAATCGGGTACGACCGGGAACGTTGCTGCTGGCCAACACCGATCTCATGGAGCCGACGTTTCGGCGCAGCGTGATCTACGTCGTCGAGCACAACGACGGCGGCACTTTGGGTGTGGTGCTCAACCGCCCCAGTGAGACCGCTGTCTACAACGTGTTGCCGCAGTGGTCGAAATTGGCCGCCAAGCCCAAGACGATGTTCATCGGCGGGCCGGTCAAGCGTGACGCCGCGCTGTGTCTGGGCACGCTGCGGGTGGGCACCGATCCGCAGGGCATGCCCGGTATGCGCCATGTTGCCGGCCGAATGGTGATGATCGACTTGGACGCCGACCCCGATCTGATCGCCCCGGCCGTCGAGGGGGTGCGGATCTTCGCAGGCTACTCCGGCTGGACCATCGGCCAGCTGGAGGGCGAGATCGAACGCGACGACTGGATTGTGTTGTCCGCGTTGCCTTCCGATGTGCTGGTCGAGCAGCGGGTGGACTTGTGGTCGCGGGTGTTGCGGCGCCAGCCGTTACCGCTGTCGCTGCTGGCGACCCATCCGATCGACGTCAGCCGGAACTGA